One segment of Streptomyces sp. TG1A-8 DNA contains the following:
- a CDS encoding ABC transporter ATP-binding protein encodes MLELHAITAGYDRKAPVVRDASLTVAPGEAVGLLGPSGCGKSTLARVAALLHRPESGTLVLDGKPVRRWRHRAPRDLRTAIGVVFQQPRLSADPRLRLTDLIAEPLRATGRRDEVPDRITELAPAVGLTPDLLDRRPHEVSDGQLQRACLARALVLRPRWLICDEMTAMLDASTTAALVAAVEDYRAATGAGLLAVGHDHALLHRWCGRVLHWNEVTGRAPSGIGKLPQASGLREPSVVPPAT; translated from the coding sequence GTGCTTGAACTGCACGCCATCACCGCCGGATACGACAGGAAAGCCCCCGTCGTCCGCGACGCCTCCCTGACCGTCGCACCCGGTGAGGCCGTCGGCCTGCTCGGCCCCAGCGGCTGCGGCAAATCAACCCTCGCCCGCGTCGCAGCCCTGCTGCACCGCCCCGAGTCGGGCACCCTTGTCCTGGACGGCAAGCCCGTACGGCGCTGGCGGCACCGCGCACCCCGTGACCTGCGCACCGCCATCGGCGTCGTCTTCCAGCAGCCCCGGCTGTCCGCCGACCCCCGGCTGCGGCTCACCGACCTGATCGCCGAGCCCCTGCGCGCAACCGGCCGCCGCGACGAAGTACCGGACCGCATCACCGAACTGGCCCCGGCCGTCGGCCTCACCCCCGACCTCCTGGACCGCCGCCCCCACGAGGTCAGCGACGGCCAGCTCCAGCGCGCCTGCCTCGCCCGCGCCCTGGTCCTGCGCCCGCGCTGGCTGATCTGCGACGAGATGACCGCGATGCTAGATGCCTCCACCACGGCCGCCCTGGTGGCGGCCGTCGAGGACTACCGCGCAGCCACCGGTGCCGGTCTGCTCGCCGTGGGCCACGACCACGCCCTCCTGCACCGCTGGTGTGGCCGCGTCCTGCACTGGAACGAGGTCACCGGCCGGGCCCCGTCGGGCATAGGAAAGCTCCCGCAGGCATCCGGCCTGCGGGAGCCGTCCGTCGTACCGCCTGCTACGTGA
- a CDS encoding superoxide dismutase: MPVYTLPELPYDYSALAPVISPEIIELHHDKHHAAYVKGANDTLEQLAEARDKETWGSINGLEKNLAFHLSGHILHSIYWQNMTGPKEGGGEPLAADGVGDLADAITESFGSFAGFKAQLTKAAATTQGSGWGVLAYEPVSGRLIVEQVYDHQGNVGQGSTPILVFDAWEHAFYLQYKNQKVDFIDAMWAVVNWQDVARRYAAAKERGDSLLLAP, encoded by the coding sequence ATGCCGGTGTACACGCTCCCGGAACTTCCGTACGACTACTCGGCGCTCGCTCCGGTCATCAGCCCTGAGATCATCGAGCTGCACCACGACAAGCACCACGCGGCGTATGTGAAGGGCGCCAACGACACGCTGGAGCAGCTGGCGGAGGCACGGGACAAGGAGACCTGGGGCTCGATCAACGGCCTGGAGAAGAACCTGGCCTTCCACCTGTCCGGCCACATCCTGCACTCGATCTACTGGCAGAACATGACCGGCCCGAAGGAGGGCGGCGGCGAGCCGCTGGCCGCCGACGGCGTGGGCGACCTCGCGGATGCGATCACCGAGTCCTTCGGCTCCTTCGCCGGCTTCAAGGCCCAGCTCACCAAAGCCGCCGCCACCACCCAGGGCTCCGGCTGGGGCGTTCTTGCCTACGAGCCCGTCAGCGGCCGGCTGATCGTCGAGCAGGTCTACGACCACCAGGGCAACGTCGGCCAGGGCTCCACCCCGATCCTCGTCTTCGACGCCTGGGAGCACGCCTTCTACCTGCAGTACAAGAACCAGAAGGTCGACTTCATCGACGCCATGTGGGCCGTCGTCAACTGGCAGGACGTGGCCCGGCGCTACGCCGCCGCCAAGGAGCGCGGCGACAGCCTGCTGCTTGCCCCGTGA
- a CDS encoding Fur family transcriptional regulator, with protein MRLKRRGLRCTAGRVRLLTLLSASERHLSPAEACEELARSGHAVNTTTVYRALDALTAVGLIHAVHGPGPARYGITGEPHHHTVCRECGSVAGLSSRHLTEAVGRIQELRGLRPNPDGVLLIYGRCTHCST; from the coding sequence GTGCGGCTGAAGCGGCGCGGGTTGCGCTGCACTGCGGGCCGAGTCCGTTTACTGACCCTGCTGTCCGCTTCCGAACGCCATCTCTCCCCGGCCGAAGCCTGCGAGGAACTGGCTCGGTCCGGGCATGCCGTGAACACCACCACCGTCTATCGCGCGTTGGACGCACTGACAGCCGTGGGCCTCATCCACGCGGTGCACGGTCCGGGCCCGGCGCGCTACGGCATCACCGGAGAACCGCACCACCACACCGTGTGCCGAGAGTGCGGCAGCGTCGCAGGCCTGTCGAGTCGGCATTTGACCGAGGCGGTGGGCAGGATCCAGGAGCTGAGGGGTCTGCGGCCCAACCCTGATGGGGTGCTTCTCATCTACGGGCGGTGCACTCACTGCAGCACCTGA
- a CDS encoding IS5 family transposase (programmed frameshift), which produces MSQRLVPDELWSLVAPLLPSFASRPQGGGTAPVDERAVFTAVVYVLTSGCVWRHLPETFGVSPATAHRRFSAWTKDGLWRRLHQAVLDELGARGEVDWTSVIVDAASVRAKKGDRLTGRNPVDRGKKGSKLHVLSDAQGLPLALGVSGANVHDSQALLPLVLGIPAVRSRRGPRRRSPGRLRADKAYHSAERLRWLRERGIVPRIARPGIESGERLGRHRWKIERTISWLFGYRRLTVRYERKGSHFLAFLGLAAVLTCYKKLAKIAT; this is translated from the exons TTGTCGCAGCGGTTGGTTCCTGACGAACTCTGGTCGCTCGTGGCACCGTTGCTGCCTTCGTTCGCTTCCCGTCCGCAAGGCGGAGGCACGGCCCCGGTGGATGAGCGAGCGGTGTTCACGGCCGTGGTGTACGTGCTGACCAGCGGCTGCGTCTGGCGGCATCTGCCGGAGACGTTCGGCGTCTCACCGGCCACCGCCCACCGCCGGTTCTCCGCATGGACCAAGGACGGGCTGTGGCGGCGGCTGCACCAGGCCGTCCTGGACGAACTCGGCGCCCGCGGCGAGGTGGACTGGACCTCGGTGATCGTGGACGCCGCCTCCGTCCGGGCGAAAAAGGGGGATCGCT TGACCGGGCGCAATCCGGTCGACCGGGGCAAGAAGGGCAGCAAGCTCCACGTCCTGTCCGACGCCCAGGGCCTCCCTCTCGCCCTTGGCGTCTCGGGGGCGAACGTCCATGACAGCCAGGCACTCCTGCCGCTGGTGCTGGGCATCCCCGCCGTCCGTTCCCGGCGCGGCCCTCGCAGACGCAGCCCCGGCAGGCTTCGCGCGGACAAGGCGTACCACTCCGCCGAGAGGCTGAGGTGGCTGCGTGAACGGGGCATCGTCCCGCGCATCGCCCGACCCGGCATCGAGTCCGGCGAGCGTCTCGGCCGGCACCGCTGGAAGATCGAACGGACGATCTCCTGGCTCTTCGGCTACCGCCGCCTGACCGTCCGCTACGAGCGCAAAGGCAGCCACTTCCTGGCCTTCCTCGGGCTCGCAGCGGTCCTGACCTGCTACAAGAAACTCGCAAAGATCGCCACGTGA
- a CDS encoding IS701 family transposase: protein MEGMSEAACWAGELELVFARVAGRFTRADLRWRMRDYVRGLLGRATRKNGWQLAEWAGHRTPDGFQRLLNSSVWDADALRDDVRAYVAERLGPGGVLIIDDTGFIKKGTTSAGVSRQYTGTSGKIDNCQIGVFAAYATSSGRALVDRELYLPKAWTSDRDRCRAAKIPDGRGFATKGELARDIVRRCLAAGLPASWVTADEAYGQDWHFRRLLEQTGVGYVVAVPKSQQIKSLAGIWRIDHLIDEAPDDAWQRLSCGDGAKGPRIYDWAGAKLPANIIFDPDPPTHHRWVMARRSLSDPEDVAYYLAYAPVGVEIAELVRIAGSRWAIEECFQAAKNECGLDEYEVRRYVGWYRHITLAMLAHAVLAALAAQAQAGGEAKGAAETDQPPSRSPWQRSGGSWTLSCPTHEPTAIPSPTH, encoded by the coding sequence ATGGAGGGGATGAGTGAAGCCGCTTGCTGGGCCGGCGAGTTGGAGTTGGTGTTCGCTCGGGTGGCGGGCAGGTTCACTCGGGCGGATCTGCGGTGGCGGATGCGGGACTACGTCCGTGGTCTGCTGGGGCGGGCGACACGCAAGAACGGCTGGCAGCTTGCGGAATGGGCAGGTCACCGCACTCCGGACGGCTTTCAGCGGCTGCTGAACAGCAGTGTCTGGGACGCGGACGCCCTGCGTGACGACGTCCGTGCCTACGTCGCCGAACGGCTCGGACCGGGCGGTGTGCTGATCATCGACGACACGGGATTCATCAAGAAGGGCACCACCTCAGCCGGGGTCAGTCGGCAGTACACCGGCACCTCAGGAAAAATCGACAACTGTCAGATCGGCGTGTTCGCCGCCTACGCCACCAGCTCAGGCCGGGCCTTGGTGGACCGGGAGCTCTACCTGCCCAAAGCCTGGACGTCCGACCGTGACCGCTGCCGGGCGGCCAAGATCCCCGACGGGCGAGGCTTTGCGACCAAGGGGGAACTGGCCCGGGACATCGTCCGCCGCTGCCTGGCCGCCGGCCTGCCGGCGTCGTGGGTGACCGCGGATGAGGCCTACGGGCAGGACTGGCACTTCCGCCGCCTGCTCGAGCAGACGGGCGTCGGCTACGTGGTGGCGGTGCCCAAGTCCCAGCAGATCAAGTCCCTGGCCGGCATCTGGCGCATCGACCATCTCATCGATGAAGCACCCGATGATGCCTGGCAGCGGCTGTCCTGCGGCGATGGGGCGAAGGGCCCGCGGATCTACGACTGGGCCGGGGCCAAGTTGCCCGCCAACATCATCTTCGATCCGGATCCGCCGACCCATCACCGGTGGGTGATGGCCCGCCGCAGCCTGTCCGACCCCGAAGATGTGGCCTACTACCTGGCCTACGCACCCGTGGGTGTCGAGATCGCCGAGCTGGTCCGCATCGCCGGCTCCCGCTGGGCGATCGAGGAGTGCTTCCAGGCCGCGAAGAACGAGTGCGGCCTGGACGAGTACGAAGTCCGCCGCTATGTCGGCTGGTATCGGCACATCACCCTGGCCATGCTCGCCCACGCCGTCTTGGCCGCACTCGCAGCACAAGCCCAGGCCGGCGGGGAGGCAAAGGGGGCTGCAGAAACGGATCAGCCACCGTCCCGCTCACCGTGGCAGAGATCCGGCGGCTCCTGGACACTCTCCTGCCCCACCCACGAGCCGACCGCGATCCCATCACCCACGCACTGA
- a CDS encoding IS6 family transposase: MGSAPPSYKGHRYPVEVIAHCVWLYFRFPLSFRGVGELMLERGVLVSYETVRRWCAKFGQTYANGLRRRLPRPGDKWHLDEVFMKINAERKYLWRAVDADGTVLDTLVQSRRDTAAARRFFRRLLKKTHTVPRVAVTDKLRSCSAAHREVMPSVEHPSHKGLNNRAENSHQPTRQRERAMKGFRSTGGAQRFLAAFSGISPHFRPHRHLMTAPGYRAETTIRFAIWDQATSAAGT, from the coding sequence GTGGGCAGCGCGCCGCCGTCGTACAAGGGGCACCGGTACCCGGTCGAGGTGATCGCGCACTGCGTGTGGCTGTACTTTCGCTTCCCGCTCAGCTTTCGCGGGGTCGGGGAACTGATGCTGGAGCGCGGCGTGCTTGTCTCCTATGAGACGGTCCGCCGCTGGTGCGCCAAGTTCGGGCAGACCTACGCCAACGGCCTGCGTCGCCGGCTGCCCCGCCCCGGGGACAAATGGCACCTGGATGAGGTCTTCATGAAGATCAACGCAGAGCGGAAGTACCTGTGGCGGGCCGTGGACGCCGACGGCACCGTCTTGGACACCCTCGTACAGAGCCGACGGGACACCGCTGCGGCCCGGCGCTTCTTCCGCAGGCTGCTGAAGAAGACCCATACGGTGCCCAGGGTGGCCGTCACCGACAAGCTGCGCTCCTGCAGCGCGGCCCACCGCGAGGTCATGCCCTCCGTTGAACACCCCTCGCACAAGGGCCTGAACAACCGGGCAGAGAACAGTCATCAGCCGACAAGGCAGCGTGAACGCGCGATGAAAGGCTTCCGCAGTACCGGTGGGGCCCAACGGTTCCTGGCTGCCTTCAGCGGCATCTCACCGCACTTCCGGCCCCACCGCCACCTGATGACCGCTCCCGGCTACCGAGCCGAGACGACCATCCGCTTTGCAATCTGGGACCAGGCCACCAGCGCCGCCGGGACCTGA
- a CDS encoding IMP dehydrogenase: MAQIIAGVSRTFNEFLLLPNRTRTDCSPATVELRTPLVRHIVGEPSAIELHSPFTSAIMQAVSTPELAIALARNGGLSFLHHNQSIQDQVAAVCQVKNFKAGFVTSDTNVRPDDSLGLLVDIMRRTGHSTAAVTHDGTATGRLLGLVTSRDFHPQRHDLAEPVSGRMTAIADLPHAGPDTTLSEANARLWDERLDCLPVLNGEGNLQYLVFRSDYTDNKRFPNQVVDAAKRLRVGAGVNTHDYQERIPALVEAGADALCFDSSDGYSDWQAHALTWVKKHYPEIPVGGGNVVDGEAFTFLAEAGADFVKVGVGGGSICITRDQKGIGRGQASAVLDVATARDAFRERTGEYVPICSDGGLVHDYHVALALAMGADFVMMGRYFARFDQAAGAKLPTRDGFVKEYWGEGSNRARNWQRYGQGGQGLVFEEGVDGYVPYAGDLNEGLALTVAKLKTTMVSCGSATLPEFQSTARLTLVSDQSFQESHANVTLRDTPTTV; this comes from the coding sequence GTGGCACAGATCATCGCCGGGGTCTCACGGACGTTCAACGAGTTTCTGCTCTTGCCCAACCGGACCCGGACCGACTGCTCGCCCGCGACGGTCGAGCTGCGCACGCCCCTGGTGCGGCATATCGTGGGCGAGCCGTCGGCGATCGAGCTGCACTCCCCGTTCACGTCCGCGATCATGCAGGCTGTCAGCACACCGGAACTCGCGATCGCGCTCGCTCGCAACGGCGGTCTGAGCTTCCTGCACCACAACCAGTCGATCCAGGACCAGGTTGCAGCGGTCTGCCAAGTGAAGAACTTCAAGGCCGGATTCGTCACCAGCGATACAAACGTCCGGCCTGACGACAGCCTGGGTCTCCTGGTCGACATCATGCGCCGCACAGGTCACAGCACCGCCGCGGTCACCCACGACGGGACCGCCACCGGACGGCTGCTCGGTCTGGTGACCTCCCGCGACTTCCACCCGCAACGCCACGACCTGGCCGAACCGGTCAGCGGGCGGATGACCGCCATCGCCGACTTGCCCCATGCAGGGCCTGACACCACGCTTTCCGAGGCCAACGCCCGGCTGTGGGACGAACGGCTGGACTGCCTCCCCGTGCTGAACGGCGAGGGCAACCTGCAGTATCTGGTGTTCCGATCCGACTACACGGACAACAAGCGATTCCCGAACCAGGTCGTGGACGCCGCCAAGCGCCTGCGCGTGGGCGCGGGCGTCAACACCCATGACTACCAGGAGCGCATCCCGGCCCTGGTGGAGGCGGGCGCGGACGCGCTGTGCTTCGACTCGTCCGACGGCTACAGCGACTGGCAAGCACACGCCCTGACCTGGGTGAAGAAGCACTATCCCGAGATCCCGGTCGGCGGCGGCAACGTGGTCGACGGCGAGGCGTTCACCTTCCTCGCCGAGGCGGGGGCGGACTTCGTCAAGGTCGGTGTGGGCGGCGGTTCCATCTGCATCACTCGCGACCAGAAGGGCATCGGCCGCGGCCAGGCCAGCGCTGTGCTGGACGTCGCGACGGCCCGGGACGCGTTCCGCGAGCGCACCGGCGAGTATGTGCCGATCTGCTCCGACGGCGGCCTGGTCCACGACTACCACGTGGCCCTGGCGTTGGCGATGGGGGCCGACTTCGTCATGATGGGGCGATATTTCGCGCGCTTCGACCAAGCGGCCGGCGCGAAACTGCCTACCCGCGACGGCTTCGTGAAGGAGTACTGGGGTGAGGGCTCGAACCGGGCCCGTAACTGGCAGCGCTACGGTCAGGGCGGTCAGGGGCTGGTCTTCGAGGAAGGCGTGGACGGCTACGTCCCCTACGCAGGCGACCTCAACGAAGGGCTCGCCCTGACCGTCGCCAAGCTCAAGACCACGATGGTCTCCTGCGGTTCCGCCACCCTGCCGGAGTTCCAGTCCACGGCCCGGCTGACCCTCGTTTCAGACCAGAGCTTCCAGGAGAGCCACGCCAACGTCACCCTGCGAGACACCCCGACGACGGTCTGA
- a CDS encoding IS3 family transposase (programmed frameshift), translating into MARPSRYPLELRRRAVRMVAEVRDDYPNETAALQAVTDKLGIGSRETLRNWLKQQEIDAGTRPGTTTEESVQLKALKKEIAELKRANEILKAAAKFLRGRARPATPALVAFIDEHRDRFGGVEPICRTLTEHDCKIAPSTYYAYKKRLAAPSARTVRDTELKELIRQVYTDNYRVYGARKIWRELNRQGHEVARCTVERLMRELGIAGAVRGKKVITTVPDQQAGRAPDRVDRDFVATAPNRCWVADFTHVATWAGVVYVAFVVDTFSRRIVGWSAATSKETQLVLDALEMALWQRDRDERPHIRGELIHHSDAGSQYTSFKLAEHLDAAGIAASIGSVGDAYDNALMESTIGLFKTELIKPQRPWKTLSQVELATAEWVDWYCHRRLHGEIGHVPPVEYETNYYTELTKPQVTPTI; encoded by the exons ATGGCACGACCTTCCCGTTACCCGCTTGAGCTCCGCCGTCGTGCGGTGCGCATGGTCGCCGAGGTGCGCGACGACTACCCGAACGAGACGGCCGCCCTGCAGGCGGTCACCGACAAGCTCGGCATCGGCTCCCGCGAGACACTGCGGAACTGGCTGAAGCAGCAGGAGATCGACGCGGGGACACGGCCGGGGACGACGACGGAGGAATCGGTCCAGCTCAAGGCGCTGAAGAAGGAGATCGCCGAGCTGAAGCGGGCGAACGAGATCCTGAAGGCGGCGGCGA AGTTTCTTCGCGGCCGAGCTCGACCGGCCACACCTGCGCTCGTAGCGTTCATCGACGAGCACCGGGACCGCTTCGGCGGGGTCGAGCCGATCTGCAGGACGCTCACCGAGCACGACTGCAAGATCGCCCCTTCCACCTACTACGCCTACAAGAAACGACTGGCCGCCCCGTCCGCTCGTACCGTGCGGGACACGGAACTCAAGGAGCTGATCCGGCAGGTCTACACCGACAACTACCGTGTCTACGGGGCACGGAAGATCTGGCGGGAACTGAACCGGCAGGGTCATGAGGTGGCCCGCTGCACCGTGGAGCGGCTGATGCGCGAGCTGGGCATCGCCGGCGCCGTCCGCGGCAAGAAGGTCATCACTACGGTCCCGGACCAGCAAGCCGGGCGGGCACCGGACCGGGTGGACCGCGACTTCGTCGCCACGGCACCGAACCGCTGCTGGGTCGCGGATTTCACGCACGTGGCGACCTGGGCCGGGGTGGTCTACGTCGCCTTCGTCGTGGACACCTTCTCCCGCCGTATCGTCGGCTGGTCCGCCGCGACGTCGAAGGAGACCCAGCTCGTCCTGGACGCTCTGGAGATGGCGCTGTGGCAGCGCGACCGCGATGAACGCCCCCACATTCGGGGCGAGTTGATACACCACAGCGATGCGGGCAGCCAATACACCAGTTTCAAGCTGGCCGAACACCTCGACGCGGCCGGCATCGCGGCCTCGATCGGCTCCGTCGGCGACGCCTACGACAACGCCCTGATGGAGAGCACGATCGGCCTGTTCAAAACCGAGTTGATCAAGCCACAGCGACCCTGGAAGACACTCTCCCAGGTCGAGCTGGCCACCGCCGAGTGGGTCGACTGGTACTGCCACCGACGCCTGCACGGTGAGATAGGCCACGTCCCACCCGTTGAGTACGAGACCAACTACTACACGGAACTCACGAAACCACAGGTCACACCCACAATCTGA
- a CDS encoding PPOX class F420-dependent oxidoreductase, with the protein MDDASLDRLSTGKYLLVTSYRRNGTPVATPVWVVRDGDALGVWTAADSWKVKRIRARADVLVGPCDLRGNSTGDQVPATAEICDAATTARYRQLIARKYGIIGRLSLLGSRLRRGQAGTLGIRVTPTP; encoded by the coding sequence ATGGACGACGCCTCACTGGACCGGCTCAGTACGGGCAAGTATCTGCTGGTCACCAGCTACCGCAGGAACGGCACCCCGGTCGCCACCCCCGTCTGGGTGGTGCGTGACGGCGACGCGCTCGGCGTCTGGACGGCCGCGGACTCCTGGAAGGTCAAGCGGATCCGGGCCCGCGCCGACGTCCTCGTCGGCCCCTGCGATCTACGCGGCAATTCGACGGGCGACCAGGTTCCCGCCACCGCCGAGATCTGCGACGCCGCCACCACGGCCCGCTATCGGCAGCTCATCGCCCGCAAGTACGGCATCATCGGCCGCCTCAGCCTCCTCGGCAGCCGACTGCGCCGAGGTCAGGCCGGAACGCTCGGCATCCGGGTGACGCCGACGCCGTGA
- a CDS encoding alpha/beta hydrolase yields MCYSFVLVPDRTRCCLVLGSYGTTISRRKPVMIQHLTIPRGPIKLAANLHLPDNADSSAPLPAVVLSTPGSSVKEQIGANYASRLAAHGIAALVLDPAHQGQSEGEPRDLEDPYRRGEDISYAIDALTTTPGIDPQRIGVLGICAGGGYAVHTARTDHRIKAVGTVVPVNIGNAFRSFSPDGPAAALDALADARTEEARSGEMTRVNWLPDTLEDAAAAGLTDIDTTQAITYYRTERGGNEHSTNRRLLRGDSLLLGYDAFHLADQLMTQPLQVILAGRIGNTGSYDMGMQLWKLAPNPVDLMVIDGAGHYEMYDEPAYVDAAAERLTSFYANNL; encoded by the coding sequence ATGTGCTACAGTTTCGTACTAGTTCCAGATCGTACAAGATGCTGTCTTGTACTGGGCTCCTATGGAACAACAATCTCGCGAAGGAAGCCAGTCATGATCCAGCACCTCACGATCCCGCGCGGCCCCATCAAGCTCGCCGCGAACCTCCACCTGCCCGACAACGCGGACAGCAGCGCACCGCTGCCCGCCGTGGTGCTCTCCACCCCCGGCAGCAGCGTCAAGGAGCAGATCGGCGCCAACTACGCCTCCCGTCTCGCCGCCCACGGCATCGCCGCCCTTGTCCTCGACCCCGCCCACCAGGGCCAGAGCGAGGGCGAGCCCCGCGACCTCGAAGACCCCTACCGCCGAGGCGAGGACATCTCCTACGCCATCGACGCGCTCACCACGACCCCCGGCATCGACCCGCAGCGCATCGGCGTCCTCGGCATCTGCGCCGGTGGCGGCTACGCCGTTCACACCGCCCGCACGGACCACCGCATCAAGGCGGTCGGTACGGTCGTCCCCGTCAACATCGGCAACGCGTTCCGCAGCTTCTCCCCCGACGGTCCGGCCGCAGCACTCGACGCCCTCGCGGACGCACGGACCGAAGAGGCCCGCTCCGGCGAGATGACCCGCGTGAACTGGCTGCCCGACACCCTCGAGGACGCCGCGGCAGCGGGCCTGACCGACATCGACACCACTCAGGCCATCACCTACTACCGCACCGAGCGCGGCGGCAACGAACACTCCACGAACCGGCGCCTCCTGCGCGGCGACTCCCTCCTGCTGGGCTACGACGCCTTCCACCTGGCCGATCAGCTCATGACCCAGCCCCTGCAGGTCATCCTCGCCGGACGCATCGGCAACACCGGCTCCTACGACATGGGCATGCAGCTGTGGAAGCTGGCCCCCAACCCCGTCGACCTCATGGTGATCGACGGCGCCGGCCACTACGAGATGTACGACGAACCCGCATACGTCGACGCCGCCGCCGAACGACTCACCAGCTTCTACGCGAACAACCTGTGA
- a CDS encoding MarR family winged helix-turn-helix transcriptional regulator, translating into MSVDGAQLWTLNQRLLAVVMDACTEELAELGLETKEFFVLAEVEASPYPAEIATALLLPKASVTVYVRNLVTKGFIRREIDEADLRRHRLVLTDEGTKARDRALATLAAEYDRRLARVTPQDRVELQRILKAMLDSPA; encoded by the coding sequence ATGTCGGTCGACGGGGCGCAGCTGTGGACGCTGAACCAGCGGCTGCTGGCAGTCGTGATGGATGCCTGCACGGAGGAGCTGGCCGAGCTCGGGTTGGAGACGAAGGAGTTCTTCGTCCTGGCCGAGGTGGAGGCATCGCCGTACCCGGCCGAGATCGCAACCGCGCTACTACTGCCCAAGGCGAGCGTGACGGTCTACGTCCGCAACCTCGTCACCAAGGGCTTCATCCGCCGCGAGATCGACGAGGCGGACCTGCGGCGTCACCGGCTCGTGCTGACCGACGAGGGCACGAAAGCACGCGATCGAGCACTTGCCACCCTCGCGGCGGAGTACGACCGCAGGTTGGCGAGGGTCACCCCCCAGGACCGCGTCGAGCTGCAACGCATCCTCAAAGCGATGCTCGACTCGCCCGCGTGA
- a CDS encoding RNA polymerase sigma factor: MRKIIALAMMASKDDGQPGDDRRDAVLRPTATQRGRQPQHDDHDGWHIIDMHRKRRRRPELMETAAFEAALADYVDDPYDTLTDAITLYAAVSVLSERQRDAILLHYGMDFTAAEAAKVTGNQESTVRSQLRTGRERLAYMLKLHCPEHPDGKNRS; encoded by the coding sequence ATGCGGAAGATCATCGCGCTGGCGATGATGGCCAGCAAGGATGATGGACAGCCCGGAGACGATCGCCGAGACGCTGTCCTTCGGCCCACCGCCACTCAGCGCGGACGCCAGCCGCAGCACGATGACCACGATGGGTGGCACATCATCGACATGCACCGCAAACGTCGGCGCCGCCCGGAGCTGATGGAGACGGCCGCTTTCGAGGCCGCGCTCGCCGACTACGTGGACGACCCGTACGACACGCTGACCGATGCCATCACCCTGTACGCGGCTGTCAGCGTCCTCAGCGAACGGCAGCGCGACGCGATCCTGCTGCACTACGGCATGGACTTCACCGCCGCTGAAGCCGCCAAAGTGACGGGCAACCAGGAATCCACCGTTCGCTCCCAGCTGCGCACCGGCCGAGAACGCCTCGCCTACATGCTCAAACTCCACTGCCCGGAGCACCCCGACGGGAAGAACCGCTCATGA
- a CDS encoding restriction endonuclease, giving the protein MSPRRRRRKSNDDLLVALGGLVAVGLVLVKVGQWIWAHWWVLVVLGLLALLALAGWIYRQVDQMRSAQLRVEGLTYSLGQLDVMHHSAFENAVRDLLARDGSRDALRCGGRGDLGADVKGHDPLGRLWVIQCKHRRKGLDGSAVGTPELQTLNGTGRPVHGGDVVVMVTNGRISAPARDFARQQRLHLVDRRVLEQWARGGRPLWEILPAVPPPRKPPQLR; this is encoded by the coding sequence GTGAGCCCCCGTCGGCGGCGGCGCAAGAGCAACGACGATCTACTCGTCGCGCTGGGTGGGCTCGTGGCCGTCGGGTTGGTGCTGGTCAAGGTCGGACAGTGGATATGGGCACACTGGTGGGTCCTGGTCGTGCTCGGCCTGCTGGCGCTTCTCGCCCTCGCGGGCTGGATCTACCGGCAGGTTGACCAGATGCGGTCCGCGCAGCTGCGGGTCGAGGGCCTGACCTATTCGCTCGGCCAGCTGGATGTCATGCACCACAGCGCCTTCGAGAACGCCGTGCGTGACCTGCTGGCCCGGGACGGCTCCCGCGACGCGCTGCGCTGCGGCGGCAGGGGTGACCTCGGCGCCGACGTGAAGGGGCACGATCCGCTCGGCCGACTGTGGGTGATCCAGTGCAAGCACCGCAGGAAGGGGCTGGACGGCTCGGCTGTCGGGACTCCGGAGCTGCAGACGCTCAACGGCACCGGTCGGCCGGTGCACGGCGGCGACGTCGTCGTGATGGTGACCAATGGAAGGATTTCCGCGCCTGCCCGCGACTTCGCCCGGCAGCAGCGCCTGCACCTGGTCGACCGGCGGGTGCTGGAGCAGTGGGCCCGGGGCGGGCGACCGCTGTGGGAGATCCTTCCGGCTGTTCCCCCTCCCCGGAAGCCTCCACAACTTCGCTGA